A window from Pseudooceanicola algae encodes these proteins:
- a CDS encoding TRAP transporter substrate-binding protein: protein MRFTVRLLAATALVSAGLTGAAAAQDFSLKFQSSDPAGNANFLLQQEWAKDVAAKTDGRVEVDLLPVETIVAHTESQDAVAAGIIDGHVTDTSYFAGKEPAFGLIANPVGAWSDPQQMFDFMENGGGNELMNEMLEPYGLHFIGATTPGLEALLSKVPLDGVDDLKGLKMRAPEGMVQKVFAAAGASPVNLPGSEVFTSLDKGVIDAADYTVFSTNHAQGMHDVANHPVYPGFHSMPLVEVSINKGVWDSMPEDIQSALVESVKDFRQLQVSTLAESDLAAVEEAKANADITVHNWSEAERAKFRAFAKTEWEEAAEASDASRKVYDTLIAYLKENGLLQ from the coding sequence ATGCGCTTTACTGTCAGGCTTCTGGCCGCAACCGCACTTGTCAGCGCCGGGCTGACCGGTGCTGCCGCCGCACAGGATTTTTCGCTCAAGTTCCAGTCATCCGATCCGGCGGGCAACGCCAACTTCCTGCTTCAGCAAGAGTGGGCCAAAGACGTTGCCGCCAAGACCGATGGTCGCGTCGAGGTCGATCTGCTGCCCGTCGAGACAATTGTCGCACATACCGAATCTCAGGACGCAGTGGCGGCTGGGATCATTGATGGCCACGTGACCGACACCTCGTATTTCGCGGGCAAGGAACCGGCCTTCGGCCTGATTGCCAACCCCGTCGGGGCCTGGTCCGACCCGCAACAGATGTTCGACTTCATGGAGAATGGGGGCGGCAACGAGCTGATGAACGAAATGCTTGAACCCTACGGCTTGCACTTCATCGGCGCGACGACGCCCGGTCTTGAGGCGCTTTTGTCGAAGGTGCCGCTTGACGGCGTGGATGACCTGAAGGGACTAAAGATGCGTGCGCCTGAAGGTATGGTGCAAAAAGTCTTTGCCGCGGCCGGGGCGTCTCCGGTCAACCTGCCTGGCTCCGAGGTTTTCACCTCGCTCGACAAGGGTGTGATCGACGCGGCGGATTATACCGTCTTCTCGACCAATCACGCGCAAGGCATGCATGACGTGGCGAACCACCCGGTCTATCCCGGCTTCCATTCCATGCCGCTGGTCGAGGTTTCGATCAACAAAGGTGTTTGGGATTCGATGCCCGAGGATATCCAGTCCGCATTGGTGGAATCCGTGAAAGACTTCCGGCAGCTACAGGTATCGACCCTGGCGGAAAGTGACCTGGCCGCGGTCGAAGAAGCCAAGGCCAACGCCGACATCACCGTGCATAATTGGTCCGAAGCAGAGCGCGCCAAGTTCCGAGCCTTTGCCAAGACCGAATGGGAAGAGGCGGCCGAAGCTTCCGACGCGTCCCGCAAGGTCTATGACACGCTGATCGCCTATCTCAAAGAAAACGGGCTGCTTCAGTAA
- a CDS encoding IS110 family RNA-guided transposase yields MSEIITVGLDLAKNVFQVHGADGAGRAVLRKKLRRMQVLAFFSQLPPCVVAMEACGGAHFWAREIGKLGHDVRLIPPAYVKPYVKRQKNDAADAEAICEAAVRPTMRFVPVKSEEVQGAAMVFRVRELLIRQRTQAINALRGHLTEFGQIVPQGAANASKLIAIVEDPDSGIHADAIATLKVLVLALAHLEAEIGKLNAEIARRAKENDVARRLMTIPGIGPLIATAIAVLAPPPETFRKARDFAAWLGLVPRQHSTGGKQRLGATTRMGERSLRRLLIIGANSVIIKRHVHATAKPGTWLGGMLTRKPPMLVRVALANKMARIVWALMARGGVYKAPAAAA; encoded by the coding sequence ATGTCGGAGATTATCACGGTCGGACTCGATCTGGCAAAGAATGTGTTTCAAGTCCATGGAGCGGACGGCGCGGGTCGTGCAGTGCTGCGTAAGAAGCTGAGGCGAATGCAGGTGTTGGCGTTCTTCAGCCAGCTGCCGCCTTGCGTTGTCGCGATGGAAGCATGCGGCGGCGCTCACTTCTGGGCGCGCGAGATCGGCAAATTGGGGCATGACGTTCGGCTCATCCCACCGGCCTACGTCAAGCCCTACGTCAAACGCCAGAAGAATGATGCGGCAGATGCCGAAGCAATCTGTGAAGCGGCTGTGCGTCCGACAATGCGCTTCGTTCCGGTCAAGAGCGAAGAGGTTCAGGGTGCGGCGATGGTTTTCCGCGTGCGGGAATTGCTGATCCGGCAGCGGACACAGGCGATCAACGCTCTGCGCGGTCATCTGACAGAATTCGGCCAGATTGTGCCGCAAGGGGCGGCCAACGCCTCGAAGCTGATCGCCATCGTCGAGGACCCGGACAGCGGCATACACGCCGATGCCATTGCCACTTTGAAGGTGCTGGTTCTGGCACTCGCTCACCTCGAGGCGGAGATCGGGAAACTGAACGCAGAGATTGCCCGCCGGGCCAAAGAGAATGACGTGGCCCGACGACTGATGACGATCCCAGGCATTGGGCCCCTGATTGCCACGGCCATCGCAGTGCTGGCGCCACCGCCTGAGACCTTCCGCAAAGCACGAGACTTTGCGGCGTGGCTTGGTCTGGTGCCGCGACAGCATTCGACCGGGGGCAAGCAGCGGCTCGGGGCCACGACCAGGATGGGTGAGCGATCCCTGAGACGGTTGCTCATCATCGGGGCCAACAGCGTCATCATCAAGCGGCATGTCCATGCTACGGCCAAGCCCGGCACTTGGCTGGGCGGGATGCTGACGCGCAAGCCACCGATGCTGGTGCGGGTGGCGCTCGCAAATAAAATGGCGCGGATCGTCTGGGCCCTAATGGCCCGAGGTGGCGTCTACAAAGCTCCGGCCGCGGCGGCGTAA
- a CDS encoding GntR family transcriptional regulator, which yields METESHHSILDALRMRICLTPPTESFALSENRLAQEFGVSRTPVRQIVQLLVREGLVEVKPSVGAGVVQLAVDSRQSCLALYRDLMLIAARHCDGIPLQARTRIELSGILTMVNGAEDGTADDYVRLMTRVHMVIVEDVPDQVIRAAGTAAFWRVMRWRALDIRTDPQAHWALCTASIQALSIAAEGQALSTLIERIAGLTDRHIWNGKRSA from the coding sequence ATGGAAACAGAGTCACATCACTCCATCCTGGATGCGCTGCGCATGCGGATCTGCCTGACGCCGCCCACGGAGAGCTTTGCGCTGTCCGAAAACAGGTTGGCGCAGGAGTTCGGAGTGTCGCGGACTCCGGTCCGTCAGATCGTCCAGCTGCTGGTCCGCGAAGGGCTGGTCGAAGTGAAGCCCAGCGTCGGGGCCGGCGTCGTCCAGCTTGCCGTAGATTCGCGTCAAAGCTGCCTGGCGCTCTACCGGGACCTCATGCTGATCGCGGCGCGGCACTGCGACGGCATCCCCCTGCAAGCCAGAACCCGGATCGAGCTGAGCGGCATCCTGACTATGGTAAACGGCGCTGAAGACGGGACGGCGGACGACTACGTCAGGTTGATGACCCGCGTCCACATGGTGATCGTCGAGGACGTCCCCGATCAGGTCATCCGCGCCGCCGGAACGGCGGCTTTCTGGCGCGTGATGCGCTGGCGCGCGCTTGATATCCGCACGGATCCCCAGGCCCACTGGGCCCTGTGCACCGCCAGCATACAGGCCCTGAGCATCGCCGCCGAAGGGCAGGCCCTCTCAACCCTCATCGAACGCATCGCAGGCCTCACCGACAGACACATCTGGAACGGGAAAAGGAGCGCCTGA
- a CDS encoding MurR/RpiR family transcriptional regulator, whose amino-acid sequence MQSDDTTFLGDLITRHSDQLTEADTRILDVMVRDPIRAAMENGKEVSFRAGVHPASAVRLARRLGFKGYPEFRAFLQQRLVEGKGEFEDPTARIAARLAKAGEGGLLASVLDSEITALQTLRASVTDADIRGFSEALLGARRIFLFGQSHAATLCHLVALRLRRSGYDAVDLSLMQHQWLEQVAGMTGDDVLWLINFRKLPAAVARIMQVAATRGATTLALTDKRGAALDPSPDRHIAVSRGDAGESQSLVVPMTVANTVILDLATIDDGRTMRALAEFSDMRERLAPY is encoded by the coding sequence GGACACCCGTATCCTTGACGTGATGGTCCGCGACCCGATCCGCGCGGCGATGGAAAACGGCAAGGAGGTCAGCTTTCGCGCGGGGGTGCATCCCGCCTCGGCGGTGCGGCTGGCGCGGCGATTGGGGTTCAAGGGCTACCCGGAGTTCCGGGCCTTCCTTCAGCAGCGGCTGGTCGAGGGCAAGGGCGAGTTCGAGGACCCCACCGCCCGCATCGCCGCCCGGCTGGCCAAGGCGGGGGAAGGCGGGCTTTTGGCCTCGGTTCTGGACAGCGAGATCACCGCGTTGCAAACCCTGCGCGCCAGCGTGACCGATGCCGACATCCGCGGCTTTTCCGAGGCGCTGCTGGGCGCGCGGCGGATCTTCCTGTTCGGGCAAAGCCACGCTGCCACGCTTTGCCACCTTGTCGCGCTGCGCTTGCGCCGGTCGGGCTATGACGCGGTCGACCTGTCGCTGATGCAGCACCAGTGGCTGGAACAGGTCGCAGGCATGACCGGCGACGACGTGCTGTGGCTGATCAACTTCCGCAAACTGCCGGCGGCGGTTGCGCGGATCATGCAGGTCGCCGCCACGCGCGGCGCGACGACCCTGGCGCTGACCGACAAACGGGGCGCCGCGCTGGACCCGTCCCCCGACCGGCATATCGCGGTGTCGCGCGGCGATGCAGGCGAGTCGCAAAGCCTTGTGGTGCCGATGACGGTGGCAAACACGGTGATCCTCGACCTGGCGACCATCGACGACGGCCGCACGATGCGCGCGCTGGCCGAGTTCAGCGACATGCGCGAGCGATTGGCGCCTTACTGA
- a CDS encoding calcium:proton antiporter encodes MSATQTPPSSSSLKKVRRSPWAQEWFLAVTLATVLVFVFFGEAILPLVHVPLGLVGLLSGLFFVVMGTAMGVVRHAEAIAERLGEPFGTLVLTLSITGIEVCSITAVMMHGESNPDLVRDTLFSVVMIVLGGMIGTALLVGALRYKEQEYNLQGANAYLGVIVPLAVFTLILPDVTNTTAGPTLSTMQKVMVGAMSAGLFVVFLALQTGRHRAYFSTPEDNGESGEHGTSHDQPSMIRHILLLLVYIVPVVYLVEQLAHPIDYVIETLHAPQALGGVLMAVLVATPEAVGGVKSALSNRLQRSINIFLGSVLATIGLTVPVMLVVASILGLELNLGLPPTQMLLLVTMLATSIITFSSKRTNLMQGAVHLLLFMAFILLLFQS; translated from the coding sequence TTGTCAGCCACGCAGACGCCGCCCTCATCCAGCTCCTTGAAGAAAGTCCGGCGCAGTCCCTGGGCACAGGAGTGGTTTCTGGCCGTCACCCTTGCGACCGTTCTGGTCTTCGTCTTCTTCGGCGAGGCCATCTTGCCGCTGGTACATGTGCCCCTCGGCCTCGTCGGGCTTCTCTCCGGGCTCTTCTTCGTGGTCATGGGCACGGCAATGGGGGTCGTGCGTCATGCAGAGGCCATAGCAGAGCGCCTAGGCGAGCCGTTCGGCACCCTTGTCCTGACGCTTTCGATCACTGGGATCGAGGTCTGCAGCATCACCGCCGTGATGATGCACGGTGAAAGCAATCCCGATCTCGTTCGTGACACGCTCTTCTCCGTCGTCATGATCGTACTCGGTGGGATGATTGGCACCGCGCTTTTGGTCGGCGCGCTCCGGTACAAGGAGCAGGAGTACAACCTGCAGGGCGCGAATGCCTACCTTGGCGTCATCGTCCCGCTAGCGGTCTTCACGCTGATCCTGCCGGACGTCACCAACACGACCGCCGGGCCGACCCTTTCGACCATGCAGAAGGTGATGGTTGGCGCGATGTCGGCGGGCCTCTTCGTGGTGTTTCTTGCGCTCCAGACCGGCCGCCACCGGGCGTACTTTTCGACGCCGGAAGACAATGGGGAAAGCGGTGAGCATGGTACATCGCACGACCAACCGTCCATGATTCGCCACATACTTTTGCTGCTCGTTTACATTGTCCCGGTGGTCTACCTAGTGGAGCAGTTGGCGCACCCGATCGATTACGTGATCGAGACCCTGCATGCGCCACAGGCATTGGGCGGCGTGCTCATGGCCGTCCTGGTCGCCACGCCTGAAGCGGTTGGCGGCGTCAAATCGGCGCTCTCCAACCGCCTCCAGCGCTCCATCAACATCTTCCTCGGGTCTGTCCTGGCCACCATAGGTCTGACCGTGCCCGTCATGCTTGTCGTTGCAAGCATCCTCGGTCTGGAACTGAACCTCGGCCTTCCACCGACACAGATGCTGCTTCTGGTCACGATGCTGGCCACCAGCATCATCACCTTCTCAAGCAAGCGGACAAACCTAATGCAAGGCGCGGTCCACCTGCTCCTGTTCATGGCCTTCATCCTGTTGCTATTTCAGTCGTGA
- a CDS encoding TRAP transporter small permease subunit, which produces MQDSIDLNGTASAPVDIDAPKGAISEAGLLGRGIDWVGILFAFAILASAAILGIEVVLRYVFNAPTIWAHETVIFLNATAFVYGGLYVVSRDAHIRVVLIYDYLSRPWRRVFDVVISLICLVATAFFGWAAWQSLVRAVWTPTGAIRLESSGSAWDPPTPGMLKIFLFTILVVMAVQFAVLTWNYMTRPDR; this is translated from the coding sequence ATGCAGGACAGTATCGATCTCAATGGCACGGCAAGCGCACCCGTGGATATCGACGCACCCAAAGGGGCGATCTCCGAGGCAGGGCTGCTGGGGCGCGGCATCGACTGGGTCGGCATCCTCTTCGCCTTTGCCATTCTCGCTTCTGCCGCGATCCTCGGGATCGAGGTGGTCTTGCGCTACGTTTTCAATGCGCCGACGATCTGGGCGCATGAGACGGTGATTTTTCTGAACGCCACCGCTTTTGTTTACGGTGGGCTTTATGTGGTGTCGCGGGACGCGCATATCCGCGTGGTCCTGATCTACGACTATCTGTCCCGACCATGGCGACGGGTGTTTGATGTGGTGATTTCGCTGATCTGCCTCGTGGCGACGGCCTTCTTCGGCTGGGCCGCCTGGCAAAGCCTTGTCCGTGCGGTCTGGACGCCGACCGGCGCGATCCGGCTGGAAAGCAGCGGCAGCGCATGGGACCCACCTACGCCCGGGATGCTGAAGATCTTTCTCTTTACAATTCTCGTGGTCATGGCTGTGCAGTTTGCCGTGCTGACTTGGAACTACATGACAAGGCCGGACCGGTGA
- the gntR gene encoding HTH-type transcriptional regulator GntR — protein sequence MEKKYIYKRVTLNDVAAEAGVSAITVSRTIRAPTMVSAGVRKKVQAAIDLLGYVPDQAASALASERTNVVGLLVPSLANSVFSDVLRGVYDVIEGSGLSVQIGNFRYSPSKEENLLRTFLRQRPAGLIVAGIDQTEAAHALLKSAPCPVVQIMDVSDAPIDLMIGFSHYDGAVEGTQHLIEEGYERPGFLGARMDPRSQARLAGFTAEAQARGVYDPNRVITTTHPSSVGIGGQLLSDLLAQAPDTDAVFCNNDDLAAGALFEAERRGINVPRDLGICGFNDLEMSRHLNPAITSVATPRYEVGAGAMTLLRDAIADRAAIGTPQIRLGVQLMKRGSTKRG from the coding sequence ATGGAAAAGAAATATATATACAAACGGGTTACGCTTAACGATGTCGCGGCAGAGGCCGGTGTCAGCGCTATCACGGTTTCGCGGACGATTCGCGCGCCCACCATGGTCTCGGCTGGCGTGCGAAAGAAAGTTCAGGCCGCGATCGACTTGCTGGGTTATGTGCCGGATCAAGCAGCATCCGCGCTCGCGTCCGAGCGGACAAATGTGGTGGGGTTGCTGGTCCCATCGCTCGCCAATTCGGTATTTTCTGACGTCTTGCGCGGTGTTTACGATGTGATCGAGGGGTCAGGCCTATCGGTGCAAATCGGTAATTTTCGCTATAGCCCCAGCAAGGAAGAAAATCTGTTGCGCACCTTCCTGCGTCAGCGTCCTGCGGGCCTGATTGTAGCCGGGATCGACCAGACCGAGGCGGCGCACGCCCTGCTTAAAAGCGCGCCCTGTCCGGTTGTGCAGATCATGGATGTGTCGGATGCCCCGATTGATCTCATGATCGGGTTTTCGCACTATGATGGCGCTGTCGAAGGCACGCAGCACTTGATCGAGGAAGGTTATGAACGGCCGGGATTTCTTGGCGCGCGAATGGACCCGCGCTCGCAGGCGCGACTTGCTGGCTTTACCGCAGAAGCGCAGGCCCGCGGCGTTTACGATCCGAACCGGGTAATCACGACGACACACCCGTCTTCGGTCGGCATAGGGGGGCAGCTGCTAAGCGACCTTCTTGCCCAGGCACCAGACACCGACGCGGTGTTTTGCAACAACGACGACCTCGCCGCCGGCGCGCTGTTCGAGGCCGAACGCCGTGGAATCAACGTCCCCAGGGACCTGGGAATTTGCGGATTTAACGACCTCGAAATGTCGCGGCACCTAAACCCGGCCATCACCTCAGTCGCGACCCCGCGCTATGAGGTTGGCGCCGGTGCAATGACCTTGCTGCGGGACGCAATCGCTGACCGCGCGGCCATCGGCACGCCTCAAATCCGTCTAGGCGTGCAGCTGATGAAGCGCGGGTCGACGAAACGGGGGTGA
- a CDS encoding mechanosensitive ion channel family protein: MDLPRGYFKLDRARLIQKELKMNALSRTRFFPRSLSQWFCQLLLVTMMGMCGAGFANAQSAQMEAEADMPSPLTSSPLAPLPLNSPRATFGSFQTLSQNAVDTILEAIDVASNNNAFFDTAEVKALKAKGMSELVAATQTLDLSSVAPESRRSMGLNAVLLLKEILERIDVPDISQAPLSGEVAPNKDQPSWSLPGTEIRMVGLPDANGTLRYKFSSDTVERLPEFYARVRDLPQKTGSEIDFYRTFTLGPGLSAPIELYSYLTRLPPAFLRDYGGQAAWQWMAFGVLTVLLLGTSATLLVRVFGRSTQGSHVPRAIVLLVVALLLGIYGWLNDEIINTTGELQAAIEVTVLVLQGATLAALVVLVFYGLARMVHTLPGDRREGLDASLLRLAIRVVGIILAAFILATVATRLGMPLYGVVASLGVGGLALALAVRPTLENFIGGLILYADRPVAVGEMCKFGGVQGTVEAIGLRSTKIRAVDRTLITVQNSDFAEMSITNFSRRDGNQLQFEFDVWPDADGSQVIKTINEVAAKLREDHRIQQDSVRVLVREMPEDALKLEIQAQSLIADWTDFLDMRQKLLLALIDMLKTRNVLRNDREAAPS; the protein is encoded by the coding sequence TTGGACCTTCCTCGCGGATACTTTAAACTCGATCGCGCGCGATTGATTCAGAAAGAGCTTAAAATGAATGCATTATCGCGGACCCGTTTTTTCCCCCGATCTCTGAGCCAGTGGTTCTGCCAGCTTCTTCTTGTGACAATGATGGGAATGTGCGGCGCGGGTTTCGCGAATGCTCAATCGGCACAGATGGAAGCGGAAGCCGATATGCCGTCCCCCCTGACCAGTTCGCCCTTGGCACCGCTCCCGCTCAACAGCCCACGCGCCACGTTCGGCAGTTTTCAGACCCTTTCGCAAAACGCGGTCGACACTATTCTGGAGGCAATCGATGTCGCCTCGAACAACAACGCCTTTTTTGACACGGCAGAGGTCAAGGCGCTCAAGGCCAAGGGCATGAGCGAACTGGTGGCGGCGACTCAGACTCTGGATCTGTCCTCCGTCGCGCCTGAAAGCCGTCGGTCTATGGGGTTGAATGCCGTTCTGCTTCTGAAAGAGATATTGGAGCGCATTGATGTGCCCGACATCTCTCAGGCGCCGCTGAGCGGCGAAGTCGCGCCCAACAAGGACCAGCCGAGTTGGAGCCTTCCGGGCACCGAGATCCGCATGGTCGGCTTGCCGGATGCAAACGGAACCCTACGCTACAAGTTTTCGTCGGACACCGTCGAGCGTTTGCCGGAGTTCTATGCTCGTGTGCGTGACCTGCCTCAGAAGACCGGCAGCGAGATCGACTTTTACAGGACATTCACCCTCGGCCCGGGGCTTTCGGCCCCCATCGAACTCTACAGCTATCTGACACGCCTGCCGCCCGCGTTCCTGCGGGATTACGGGGGACAGGCAGCCTGGCAGTGGATGGCCTTTGGCGTCCTTACAGTTCTCCTTCTCGGGACAAGCGCGACCCTCCTCGTGCGGGTCTTCGGGCGTTCGACACAGGGCTCGCATGTGCCCCGCGCTATCGTGCTTCTGGTCGTGGCGCTTCTTCTGGGGATCTATGGCTGGCTGAATGACGAGATCATCAATACGACCGGCGAGCTGCAGGCCGCGATCGAGGTGACGGTGCTCGTCCTGCAGGGGGCGACGCTGGCCGCTCTGGTCGTGCTCGTCTTTTACGGCTTGGCGCGGATGGTGCATACCTTGCCCGGCGACCGGCGCGAAGGTCTGGACGCTAGCCTGCTGAGGCTGGCGATACGTGTGGTGGGGATCATCTTGGCCGCCTTCATTCTGGCCACGGTCGCCACGCGGCTGGGTATGCCTCTCTACGGGGTGGTCGCCAGCCTGGGGGTTGGTGGCCTGGCACTGGCACTCGCCGTCCGCCCCACCCTCGAGAACTTCATCGGCGGATTGATCCTCTATGCGGACCGACCCGTCGCAGTCGGTGAAATGTGCAAGTTTGGCGGGGTCCAGGGCACCGTGGAAGCGATCGGTTTGCGCTCGACAAAGATCCGGGCGGTCGACCGGACCCTGATCACCGTGCAGAATTCCGATTTTGCCGAGATGTCGATCACCAACTTCTCAAGGCGCGACGGCAACCAGCTTCAATTCGAATTCGACGTGTGGCCTGATGCCGATGGATCGCAGGTGATCAAAACGATCAACGAGGTGGCCGCGAAACTCCGCGAGGATCATCGCATTCAGCAGGACAGCGTTCGCGTGCTGGTGCGCGAAATGCCCGAGGATGCCCTGAAACTGGAAATACAGGCGCAGTCCCTAATTGCGGACTGGACGGATTTCCTCGACATGCGGCAAAAGCTTCTGCTCGCGCTGATTGACATGCTAAAGACGCGCAACGTCCTGCGGAACGACCGTGAGGCCGCGCCAAGCTGA
- a CDS encoding TRAP transporter large permease encodes MDLLTVLFDFKAMGIEVATGAMFVALFLLLITGMPLAFVTLLVALIFALGWFGPMAVPLITSRIFSFVNSFVFVSVPMFVLMAAILDRSGIARDLFDAMRVVGGRLRGGIAIQTLLVAVVLAAMSGIIGGEVVLLGLLALPQMLRLGYDRRLAIGVCCAGGALGTMVPPSIVLIIYGLTASVSIGDLFTASFLPGLMLASFYITYVLVRAYINPDIAPIPEPDETSAAEKMRLLKGLILPIMVVIFVLGSIYGGIASVTEASAIGVIGVTLSTMIRGEFTFELMVGAAKRTLATVGMIVWIGIGASALVGVFNLMGGITFVSNLITGVSDNPTVIVLFMMAILFVLGMFLDWVGIALLTMPIFVPIIRDLGLDPVWFGVVFAMNMQVSFLSPPFGPAAFYLKSVTPPDISLGEIFRSLLPFIALQILALGILIAFPGVTGR; translated from the coding sequence ATGGACCTTCTCACAGTGCTGTTCGACTTCAAGGCGATGGGGATCGAAGTGGCGACAGGGGCGATGTTCGTCGCCTTGTTCCTCCTGCTGATCACCGGCATGCCGCTGGCTTTCGTGACCCTGCTCGTGGCGCTGATTTTCGCGCTTGGATGGTTCGGCCCGATGGCCGTGCCACTGATCACCAGCCGGATCTTCAGCTTCGTCAACTCCTTCGTTTTCGTGTCGGTGCCGATGTTCGTCTTGATGGCAGCGATCCTGGACCGGTCGGGCATTGCGCGCGATCTGTTTGACGCGATGCGGGTCGTCGGCGGCCGTCTGCGGGGCGGCATCGCGATCCAGACCCTGCTGGTCGCCGTGGTACTGGCCGCGATGTCCGGCATCATCGGGGGCGAGGTCGTGCTGCTGGGGCTCCTGGCGCTGCCGCAAATGCTGCGGCTTGGCTATGACAGGCGCCTGGCCATCGGCGTCTGTTGCGCGGGCGGCGCATTGGGCACGATGGTCCCGCCGTCGATCGTCTTGATTATCTATGGGCTGACGGCGTCGGTCTCTATCGGTGATCTGTTCACCGCTTCGTTCCTGCCCGGTCTGATGCTGGCAAGCTTCTATATCACCTACGTATTGGTGCGGGCCTATATCAACCCCGACATCGCGCCTATCCCAGAGCCGGACGAGACATCGGCTGCCGAAAAAATGCGTCTTCTCAAGGGGTTGATTCTGCCGATCATGGTTGTGATCTTTGTGCTGGGGTCGATCTATGGCGGCATTGCCTCTGTGACCGAAGCCTCTGCCATCGGGGTCATCGGCGTCACGCTGTCCACGATGATCCGCGGCGAATTCACCTTCGAACTGATGGTCGGCGCGGCCAAGCGTACCCTGGCGACCGTCGGGATGATCGTCTGGATCGGGATCGGCGCCTCGGCGCTGGTCGGGGTCTTCAATCTGATGGGCGGCATCACCTTCGTGTCCAACCTGATCACCGGTGTGTCCGACAACCCCACCGTGATCGTATTGTTCATGATGGCCATCCTCTTTGTGCTGGGCATGTTCCTCGACTGGGTCGGGATCGCATTGCTGACCATGCCGATCTTTGTCCCGATCATCCGCGATCTTGGCCTTGATCCTGTGTGGTTCGGTGTTGTCTTCGCGATGAACATGCAGGTCAGCTTTCTGTCGCCGCCCTTTGGTCCCGCCGCCTTCTATTTGAAGTCGGTCACGCCGCCCGATATCTCTTTGGGTGAGATCTTCCGCTCCCTTCTTCCCTTCATTGCCCTTCAAATCCTCGCGCTTGGTATTCTCATTGCCTTCCCAGGCGTGACCGGCCGCTGA